In Streptomyces hawaiiensis, one genomic interval encodes:
- a CDS encoding IclR family transcriptional regulator domain-containing protein: MPAKPMPETPEGSAPPADEKGPGEGTTSSTARTAGSAARRNDPAASVGASAARRGAPVASVGASAARGGAPAAREGGPAAREGAPAARTAATIDERGVPAEAVTPLIRGIAVLRELTEADGTLSLSGLERATGLARSTVDRITATLARMGYVRFDGRDVHLSPRLMELGNAYMSALRLPALLSPHADALADELDESVSLAVADRDGIRFIHQATRRRAMSLSFRIGDLLPAERTAPGPLFATEWTATDWRHWRDRRASDPRDLSFTAVPPRTFGADQRDDETFARRTEEASANGWSLDDQLIEPGLVAISVPVRTPGADGRIASVASVVSHTSRHTAHHLRTTLLPRLRSAVSDMERELRRTPPPEPGPPPSDLALWTGASKQQLGREFIESLARGLTVLTAFGEGRPELTLTEVAQATGLARATARRALITYEHLGLVAPAGRTFTLTPRVLSLGFPPLSRTSLPEIAQPHLADLTSRIHESTSLAVLSDSGEEIQYTARVATARVMSVNITVGTRLPAYATALGRVLLADAPTGTTTTEHTHEGVLASVRSRGYALVDEELEEGLRSIAVPIRDRSGRVVAALSAAMHASRRTPGECVTDLLPELTTTATRIQTDLHTAARFTDVPLT, encoded by the coding sequence ATGCCAGCGAAGCCCATGCCCGAGACCCCGGAGGGGTCCGCCCCGCCGGCCGACGAAAAGGGGCCGGGCGAGGGGACGACCTCGTCGACAGCCCGGACGGCCGGCTCGGCCGCCCGGAGGAACGACCCGGCCGCTTCGGTGGGGGCCTCGGCCGCTCGGAGGGGCGCACCGGTCGCTTCAGTGGGGGCCTCGGCCGCTCGCGGAGGCGCACCGGCCGCGCGGGAGGGGGGACCGGCCGCTCGGGAGGGCGCCCCGGCCGCTCGTACGGCGGCCACCATCGACGAGCGAGGGGTCCCCGCCGAGGCGGTCACTCCCCTCATCCGCGGCATCGCTGTCCTGCGGGAACTGACGGAGGCGGACGGCACGCTGAGCCTGAGCGGCCTGGAACGGGCCACCGGTCTCGCCCGCTCCACGGTCGACCGCATAACGGCCACCCTCGCCCGCATGGGCTACGTCCGCTTCGACGGCCGGGACGTCCATCTCTCCCCCCGTCTAATGGAACTGGGCAACGCCTACATGTCGGCCCTGCGCCTGCCCGCTCTCCTCTCCCCGCACGCCGACGCCCTGGCCGACGAACTGGACGAGTCGGTCTCTCTCGCTGTCGCCGACCGCGACGGCATCCGCTTCATCCACCAGGCGACCCGCCGCCGCGCGATGTCCCTCAGCTTCCGCATCGGCGACCTGCTCCCCGCCGAACGCACCGCCCCCGGCCCGCTGTTCGCGACGGAGTGGACGGCCACGGACTGGCGACACTGGCGGGACCGCAGGGCGTCGGACCCGAGGGACCTCTCCTTCACGGCCGTACCGCCACGCACGTTCGGAGCGGACCAGAGGGACGACGAGACGTTCGCCCGCCGCACGGAAGAGGCGTCCGCGAACGGCTGGTCCCTGGACGACCAGCTGATCGAGCCGGGCCTGGTGGCGATCTCGGTACCGGTCCGAACCCCTGGAGCGGACGGCCGGATCGCGAGCGTGGCGAGCGTGGTCAGCCACACGAGCCGTCACACCGCGCACCACCTGCGCACGACGCTGCTGCCGAGGCTGCGGTCCGCGGTGTCGGACATGGAACGCGAACTCCGCCGCACCCCACCGCCCGAACCCGGGCCGCCCCCCTCGGACCTGGCGCTCTGGACAGGCGCGTCCAAGCAGCAGCTGGGCCGCGAGTTCATCGAATCCCTGGCCCGGGGCCTGACGGTCCTCACGGCCTTCGGAGAGGGCAGGCCGGAACTGACCCTCACGGAGGTGGCCCAGGCGACGGGCCTGGCCCGGGCTACGGCCCGCCGAGCCCTGATCACCTACGAACACCTGGGCCTGGTGGCCCCGGCGGGCCGCACCTTCACCCTGACCCCCCGGGTCCTCTCCCTCGGCTTCCCACCCCTGTCCCGCACCTCCCTCCCCGAGATCGCCCAGCCCCACCTGGCCGACCTGACGTCCCGCATCCACGAGTCGACGTCACTGGCGGTGCTGTCGGACTCCGGCGAGGAGATCCAGTACACGGCCCGGGTGGCCACGGCCCGGGTGATGAGCGTGAACATCACGGTGGGCACGCGTCTGCCGGCCTACGCGACGGCACTGGGCCGGGTCCTGCTGGCGGACGCGCCCACCGGCACGACCACGACCGAGCACACCCACGAAGGAGTCCTGGCCTCGGTCCGCTCCCGGGGCTACGCCCTGGTGGACGAGGAACTGGAAGAGGGCCTCCGCTCGATCGCGGTCCCGATCCGCGACCGGTCGGGCCGGGTGGTGGCGGCCCTGAGCGCAGCGATGCACGCCAGCCGCCGCACCCCGGGTGAGTGCGTGACGGACCTCCTCCCCGAACTGACCACGACAGCCACCCGCATCCAAACGGACCTCCACACAGCAGCCCGCTTCACAGATGTCCCCCTGACCTGA
- a CDS encoding LysR family transcriptional regulator has product MAPDTVSLRYFLVLAQELNFTRAAARIGIAQPALSARMRRLEAELGTALLVRNTRSVVLTTAGAALAESAPPALAALDRAWDTARSAAAGELGTLRIGYSLSTGAETAPALVDRLIRGNSGLEVGAVPMATPEISPAVADGRIDAGITRGEQPGRGVRRFLLRRARIGVQLAQHHPLAEHPEIEIADAAAYPLRLPDRAANPVIHDQLSALFRDTRPRPRFHTPAVSFDMSQRDLRDGATLAPAGEAAATVQPAGLTWRPLRGAPSMTIHLVLPREQSPLHRRIRAVAKTLAHELHWLPD; this is encoded by the coding sequence GTGGCGCCGGATACGGTGAGTCTGCGGTACTTCCTGGTGCTGGCGCAGGAGTTGAACTTCACCCGCGCGGCAGCACGGATCGGTATCGCACAGCCCGCACTCAGCGCCCGGATGCGCCGATTGGAGGCGGAACTCGGCACGGCCCTGCTGGTCCGCAACACGCGTAGCGTCGTATTGACCACGGCCGGTGCGGCTTTGGCGGAGTCCGCGCCGCCCGCGCTGGCGGCGCTGGACCGGGCATGGGACACCGCCCGGAGCGCGGCGGCCGGTGAACTGGGCACGCTGCGCATCGGATACAGCCTCAGCACCGGGGCCGAGACGGCACCGGCCCTGGTGGACAGGCTGATTCGCGGCAACAGCGGACTCGAGGTCGGCGCGGTTCCGATGGCGACACCGGAGATCTCCCCCGCGGTCGCCGACGGCCGCATCGATGCCGGGATCACCCGCGGTGAACAGCCGGGCCGTGGCGTGCGCCGGTTCCTGCTGCGGCGTGCGCGCATCGGGGTCCAACTGGCGCAGCACCATCCGCTGGCCGAACACCCGGAGATCGAGATCGCCGACGCGGCCGCGTATCCGCTGCGACTCCCGGACCGTGCGGCCAACCCCGTGATCCACGATCAGCTGTCCGCACTGTTCCGAGACACCCGACCACGCCCCCGATTCCACACGCCCGCAGTCTCTTTCGACATGTCTCAGCGCGACCTGCGCGACGGGGCCACCCTCGCCCCGGCCGGAGAAGCCGCGGCCACGGTGCAACCAGCCGGTCTCACCTGGCGACCGCTGCGAGGCGCGCCCAGCATGACGATCCACCTGGTCCTCCCACGCGAGCAGTCGCCACTACACCGCCGCATCCGTGCCGTCGCCAAAACCCTGGCGCACGAGCTGCACTGGCTGCCGGACTGA
- a CDS encoding DUF1330 domain-containing protein, protein MAKGYWVSVYPAISDPERLTDYNELAGSAVQAGGGRVLSLLGGRVVAHEAGITERVVLIEFDSFEQAVAAYESEAYQKALVALPDGFERDFRIIDGID, encoded by the coding sequence ATGGCTAAGGGCTACTGGGTCAGTGTCTACCCCGCCATTTCCGACCCTGAGAGGCTGACTGACTACAACGAGCTGGCCGGTTCGGCTGTCCAGGCTGGGGGCGGGCGCGTCCTGTCCCTCCTTGGCGGTCGAGTCGTCGCCCACGAGGCCGGAATCACAGAACGCGTCGTTCTGATCGAGTTCGACAGCTTTGAACAGGCCGTCGCGGCATACGAGAGCGAGGCATACCAGAAGGCGCTGGTGGCCCTCCCCGACGGCTTCGAGCGCGACTTCCGCATTATCGACGGCATCGACTGA
- a CDS encoding IS110 family transposase encodes MDVLHERCAGVDISKKDAKACVRTPSTKRRGSFTTETTTWGSTNAVLALRGHLLAAQVTLVVIEATSDYWKPFYYLLADELNVILVNARQVMNLPGRKTDVSDAAWLAQLGAHGLVRASFVPPQPVRELRDLTRARTQLTRERGQIVQRLEKLLEDTGIKLAAVASDIMGVSGRAMLEALVSGEREPQTLAELAKRKLRNKIPELTEALTGRLRDHHAFLVRLHLDHYDQARQARLAADRFHGPVRRRYP; translated from the coding sequence GTGGACGTGCTGCACGAACGCTGCGCGGGGGTGGACATCAGCAAGAAGGACGCCAAGGCGTGCGTCCGCACCCCGAGTACCAAGCGGCGGGGGTCTTTCACCACCGAGACCACCACCTGGGGATCGACGAACGCGGTACTCGCCCTGCGCGGTCACCTGCTCGCCGCCCAGGTCACCCTGGTCGTGATCGAGGCAACCTCGGACTACTGGAAGCCCTTCTACTACCTGCTGGCCGACGAGTTGAACGTGATCCTGGTCAACGCCCGTCAGGTCATGAACCTACCCGGCCGCAAGACCGACGTCTCAGACGCGGCCTGGCTGGCCCAGCTCGGCGCGCACGGCCTGGTGCGCGCCTCGTTCGTGCCACCCCAGCCGGTGCGCGAACTGCGTGACCTGACCCGCGCCCGCACCCAGCTCACCCGCGAGCGCGGCCAGATCGTCCAGCGCCTGGAGAAGCTGCTGGAGGACACCGGGATCAAGCTGGCCGCGGTCGCCTCCGACATCATGGGCGTCTCCGGCAGGGCCATGCTGGAGGCTCTCGTCTCGGGTGAACGCGAACCGCAGACCCTCGCGGAGCTGGCCAAACGCAAGCTCCGCAACAAGATCCCCGAACTCACCGAGGCCCTGACCGGCCGCTTACGCGACCATCACGCCTTCCTGGTCCGGCTGCACCTGGACCACTACGACCAGGCACGACAGGCTCGCTTGGCAGCGGATCGATTCCACGGACCCGTACGGCGACGATATCCGTGA
- a CDS encoding PLP-dependent aminotransferase family protein, whose amino-acid sequence MTESQTNLAWGALLDLPATGAKHERLTRALRAAVRSGRLPTGSALPPSRLLAAELGCSRWVVTQAYAQLVAEGYLDARVGSATRVRWSPDAAPAQPDADRLPTPPTRYDLTPGLPDLRAFPRSRWGEALRDQTRRVPFLDLGFPVPGGHLELRRVLADHLHRCRGVVADTDDVSISTGVTDGAARLFRALRAEGIARVAVEDPGWTRLHHVAREAGLSVVPVPVDEHGLRVAELDRDPAIRAVLSTPAHQFPTGVTLTAERRAALVAWARRVDGVVLEDDYDSEFRYDHRPLSAVQGMCPQRVVLLGSVSKTLSPALGIGWVVAPPRWCRVLQTSGTARSGPPVLDQLAFARLIRTGGYERHLRSVRRRYRARRTALLDALSTRLPTCRVTGTAAGLHLVAHLGDGADAAGVVTAAAARGLRLVDLRSYQMDLGEPANCLVLGYGNLADGAIDDAVTVLASAVADQSVRVCPREVSARLPT is encoded by the coding sequence GTGACCGAATCCCAGACCAATCTCGCGTGGGGCGCGCTGCTCGACCTCCCCGCCACCGGCGCGAAGCATGAGCGGTTGACCCGCGCGCTGCGGGCTGCGGTCCGCTCCGGGCGGCTTCCTACGGGCAGCGCCCTGCCGCCAAGCCGCCTCCTGGCCGCCGAACTGGGCTGTTCCCGCTGGGTCGTCACGCAGGCGTACGCACAACTGGTCGCCGAGGGATATCTGGACGCGCGGGTCGGGTCAGCCACCAGAGTGCGTTGGTCTCCCGATGCCGCGCCCGCGCAGCCGGACGCCGACCGACTGCCGACGCCGCCGACGCGGTACGACCTGACGCCGGGCCTTCCCGACCTACGCGCCTTTCCGCGGTCCCGGTGGGGTGAGGCGCTCCGCGACCAGACGCGCCGTGTGCCGTTCCTCGACCTGGGTTTTCCCGTGCCGGGCGGACACCTGGAGCTTCGCCGGGTCCTGGCGGACCACCTGCACCGCTGCCGGGGCGTCGTGGCGGACACCGACGACGTCTCGATCTCCACAGGTGTCACGGACGGCGCCGCCCGTCTGTTCCGCGCCCTGCGAGCGGAGGGGATCGCCCGCGTGGCCGTCGAGGACCCCGGCTGGACACGCCTGCACCACGTGGCACGCGAGGCCGGGCTGAGTGTCGTGCCGGTTCCGGTGGACGAACACGGCCTTCGGGTAGCTGAGTTGGACCGTGACCCTGCGATCCGCGCGGTGCTCAGCACACCGGCCCACCAGTTCCCGACCGGAGTCACGCTCACGGCGGAGCGCCGCGCCGCGCTCGTGGCGTGGGCGCGGCGGGTCGACGGTGTGGTGCTGGAGGACGACTACGACTCCGAGTTCCGCTACGACCACCGGCCGCTGAGTGCGGTCCAGGGGATGTGCCCGCAGCGGGTCGTGCTGCTGGGTTCGGTCAGCAAGACTCTGTCGCCGGCCCTGGGCATCGGTTGGGTGGTCGCGCCGCCACGATGGTGCCGGGTGCTGCAGACGAGCGGCACCGCCCGGTCCGGCCCGCCGGTGCTGGACCAACTGGCGTTCGCCCGCTTGATCCGGACCGGTGGCTATGAGCGGCACCTCCGATCGGTGCGACGGCGCTACCGGGCCCGGCGGACCGCCCTGCTCGACGCACTGAGCACCCGGCTGCCGACGTGCCGGGTCACCGGTACGGCCGCCGGCCTGCACCTGGTGGCCCACCTCGGCGACGGTGCCGACGCGGCCGGCGTCGTCACGGCCGCGGCCGCCCGCGGACTCCGGCTGGTCGACCTGCGCTCCTACCAGATGGACCTCGGAGAACCGGCGAACTGCCTCGTCCTGGGTTACGGCAATCTCGCCGACGGTGCCATCGACGACGCCGTGACCGTGCTCGCCTCGGCGGTGGCCGATCAGAGTGTGCGGGTCTGTCCGAGAGAGGTCAGCGCCCGGTTGCCCACGTGA
- a CDS encoding aldo/keto reductase, giving the protein MLSDGGSGLGVSALCLGTMHFGTTVDERRAFAVLDRFTEAGGTFIDTANTYAFWVPGGTGAESEELLGRWLASRRARERVVLATKVGALPDPPGAAWPQHAEGLSHKVVRDQAVAGMRRLGTDHLDVYYAHIEDRRTPLEDTVAAFGSLMGEGLVRVAGCSNHAAWRVAQARELAKAAGLPGFSCVQQRHTYLRPRPGAEFGANPHISDELLDYAREEPDLTVLGYSVLLSGAYTRSDRPLPEQYDHADSRRRLEVLADVAKELGATRNQVVLAWLLRGNPPVLPVLGVSSVSQLDECLGALDLELDDELRHRLDNA; this is encoded by the coding sequence ATGCTGTCCGACGGCGGTTCGGGGCTCGGCGTGAGCGCGCTGTGTCTGGGAACCATGCACTTCGGTACGACGGTCGACGAACGGCGGGCGTTCGCCGTCCTCGATCGGTTCACCGAGGCAGGCGGCACGTTCATCGACACCGCCAACACCTACGCGTTCTGGGTGCCCGGCGGCACCGGTGCGGAGAGCGAGGAGCTGTTGGGCCGGTGGCTGGCGTCCCGGCGGGCCCGCGAGCGCGTCGTGTTGGCCACCAAGGTGGGCGCGCTGCCCGATCCACCGGGTGCCGCCTGGCCGCAGCACGCGGAAGGGCTGTCCCACAAGGTGGTCCGGGATCAAGCAGTGGCCGGCATGCGCCGCCTGGGCACCGATCATCTCGACGTCTACTACGCCCACATCGAGGATCGCCGTACACCGCTGGAAGACACGGTGGCCGCCTTCGGGTCACTCATGGGCGAGGGCCTGGTCCGGGTTGCCGGGTGCAGCAACCACGCCGCCTGGCGTGTCGCCCAAGCCCGTGAGCTCGCCAAGGCCGCGGGCCTGCCGGGATTCAGCTGCGTCCAGCAGCGCCACACCTACCTACGACCGCGACCGGGCGCCGAGTTCGGTGCGAACCCGCACATCAGCGACGAGTTGCTCGACTACGCGCGCGAGGAGCCCGACCTGACGGTGCTCGGCTACTCGGTGCTGCTCTCCGGCGCCTACACCCGCTCCGACCGGCCGCTGCCCGAGCAGTACGACCACGCGGACAGCAGACGACGGCTGGAGGTACTGGCCGACGTGGCGAAGGAGCTGGGTGCGACGCGGAACCAGGTGGTCCTCGCCTGGCTGCTCCGCGGCAACCCGCCGGTGCTGCCGGTGCTCGGCGTCAGCTCGGTGAGCCAACTCGACGAGTGCCTCGGCGCGCTGGACCTGGAACTGGACGACGAGCTGCGGCACCGCCTCGACAACGCCTGA
- a CDS encoding MFS transporter, whose product MEVLVTRVRDHRTVLLRARVATSLAFLAFGTALGAWTSRIPAIKQRLDLGDGQLAVGLLAFAAGAITGMQVVGRLLDRWGSRTVLVPMVFVEGVFLILPALAVDVVTLAVALYAFGTVHGTLNIAMNAHAVEMERAAGRPLMSTFHAIYSIGGFVGAAAGGVSAHAGSAAVTTFLSVGAAIVAAALWTARWALPAAAVPPVTRDRSTIGDDCPQRSTAAPAGVQFLGILAFCCLVGEGAAADWSSVYLRDTLGSGAGFAATAYAAFSIMMVAGRLVGDRLTARVGPVALVRGCGAVAAVGLGAALLVGHPLAGIVGFGCLGAGLSCIAPQVFSAAGSRYPTHAGRAIARVASIGYLGFLTGPLLIGAVAELTGLAWALTIPVVLALFVTLTAAALRPRPSGVDPSWEAGPRTSSG is encoded by the coding sequence CTGGAGGTACTCGTGACCCGTGTCCGTGACCACCGGACCGTCCTGCTCCGAGCCCGCGTTGCGACATCGCTGGCCTTCCTGGCCTTCGGGACCGCGTTGGGCGCCTGGACCTCCCGCATCCCCGCGATCAAGCAGCGGCTCGACCTCGGCGACGGACAGTTGGCCGTCGGGCTGCTCGCCTTCGCCGCCGGTGCGATCACCGGCATGCAGGTGGTCGGTCGTCTCCTCGACCGGTGGGGCAGCCGTACGGTGCTGGTCCCGATGGTCTTCGTCGAGGGAGTGTTCCTGATCCTGCCCGCCCTGGCGGTCGACGTGGTGACCCTCGCCGTCGCCCTCTACGCGTTCGGCACCGTTCACGGCACCCTCAACATCGCCATGAACGCCCATGCCGTCGAGATGGAACGCGCCGCCGGCAGGCCGCTCATGTCGACCTTCCACGCGATCTACAGCATCGGTGGTTTCGTCGGGGCGGCGGCCGGTGGCGTGTCCGCCCATGCCGGTTCCGCGGCGGTCACCACGTTTCTCTCCGTCGGCGCCGCCATCGTCGCGGCCGCCCTGTGGACGGCGCGCTGGGCGTTGCCCGCCGCCGCCGTCCCACCGGTGACCCGGGACCGCTCCACGATCGGAGACGACTGTCCACAGCGGAGCACTGCCGCTCCGGCCGGAGTGCAGTTCCTCGGGATCCTGGCCTTCTGCTGCCTGGTCGGAGAGGGCGCGGCGGCCGACTGGAGCAGCGTCTACCTGCGCGACACGCTGGGTAGCGGAGCCGGGTTCGCGGCTACCGCGTATGCCGCATTCTCGATCATGATGGTGGCCGGCCGACTTGTCGGGGACCGCCTGACGGCGCGGGTCGGCCCGGTCGCCCTGGTACGGGGCTGCGGCGCCGTCGCAGCGGTCGGCCTCGGCGCCGCGCTGCTGGTCGGCCACCCGCTGGCAGGCATCGTCGGCTTCGGCTGTCTCGGTGCCGGTCTGTCCTGCATCGCGCCGCAGGTGTTCTCCGCCGCCGGCAGCCGCTACCCGACGCATGCCGGCCGCGCGATCGCCCGCGTGGCCAGCATCGGCTACCTCGGTTTCCTGACCGGGCCGCTGCTCATCGGCGCCGTAGCGGAACTGACCGGCCTGGCATGGGCGCTGACCATCCCGGTGGTCCTCGCACTGTTCGTCACGCTGACGGCCGCCGCCCTGCGGCCACGACCGTCGGGGGTGGATCCGTCGTGGGAGGCCGGTCCGCGCACGTCGTCCGGGTGA
- a CDS encoding LysR family transcriptional regulator: MELTVWRTFVTVCRLGSLSAAATELGYTQSAVSRQIAGLERQLGVPLVQRHVRGVRPTPAGEVFRHHAQATLNDADRAVRAARDVRDGAISRPLAIGATPSLAAGIVPAAIRRLLEEAAPLRWSLVPGLSPELHDRVIAGDLDVAVVTDAPPGLPHDPRVERRFLGMDDMAVVLPIDHPRAGHGPVHIQTLADQTWVEDNDGSAALLRQHAARAGVTVRVDLTAADLPGKMALVATGHAIALIPGVLTCALRTDLTTVALIDPPTRGIYTITPRRDPHPSAASLLDQLATAFGPRRPTHAAHQPAEANVDPAASALHDSVTETPG, translated from the coding sequence ATGGAGTTGACCGTGTGGCGGACATTCGTGACGGTGTGCCGACTCGGGTCGCTGTCGGCAGCGGCCACCGAGCTCGGTTACACGCAGTCGGCCGTGTCCCGGCAGATCGCCGGGCTGGAACGCCAGCTCGGGGTGCCGCTGGTGCAGAGGCATGTGCGCGGCGTGCGTCCGACGCCTGCCGGCGAAGTGTTCCGTCACCACGCCCAGGCCACGCTCAACGATGCCGACCGCGCCGTTCGTGCCGCACGGGACGTTCGTGACGGGGCGATCAGCCGGCCTCTGGCCATCGGCGCGACGCCGTCTCTGGCCGCCGGGATCGTGCCCGCGGCGATCCGCCGCCTGCTGGAAGAGGCCGCCCCCCTCCGGTGGAGCCTGGTGCCCGGGCTGAGCCCAGAACTGCACGACCGTGTGATCGCCGGCGATCTCGACGTCGCGGTCGTCACCGATGCGCCACCGGGGCTGCCCCATGACCCGCGCGTCGAACGACGGTTCCTGGGGATGGACGACATGGCCGTCGTGCTGCCCATCGACCATCCGCGGGCAGGACACGGCCCGGTGCACATCCAGACGCTGGCCGATCAGACCTGGGTCGAGGACAACGACGGCTCGGCAGCGCTGCTGCGCCAGCACGCCGCCCGCGCCGGAGTCACCGTCCGCGTCGACCTCACTGCGGCCGATCTGCCCGGCAAGATGGCCCTGGTCGCAACCGGCCACGCCATCGCGCTCATACCCGGTGTGCTGACGTGTGCACTGCGGACGGACCTCACCACAGTGGCCCTCATCGATCCCCCGACCCGGGGCATCTACACGATCACACCGCGTCGCGACCCACACCCATCCGCAGCGTCCCTGCTCGACCAACTCGCGACAGCCTTCGGCCCACGTCGTCCCACCCACGCCGCACACCAGCCGGCTGAGGCGAACGTCGACCCCGCTGCGTCGGCACTTCACGACAGCGTCACGGAAACACCCGGCTGA
- a CDS encoding nuclear transport factor 2 family protein produces the protein MTAPHTIAVLGLGRMGAAIATRLADHHWDVVGWTRSGHTAGAVETTGDPNDAVAKADIVLLALFDGPACQQVVDHVRDSLRTDTIVVNTSTIAPAEAATLAQQLGRSYVHAPLLGSVSAAAAGTLQMLAAADQDALDRARPVLETLGTVRRIDDTATAAALKLIANSSLAGAVLALREALRQADALGLPRAQVLDVLELGQLGGLVARKRAFLADEPTAATTEFTIGALAKDMALLAAESNTPLRSAADLADTPSGPEADIAVAATVPAVEDAVLVPLRAYIRGHATGDASHFRDAFLPTAHVAGIRDGAFVSWCLDEYRALFHGQPALDEATRSRRIDAIDVHGTVATATMTLWHGADTFTDTFLLVHDDGRWRIANKAYHRDAAVARQGASTSSQRNGFSTHGAGKPREHARTTEGCYPSPVPLQPAFPQVTAPPRENS, from the coding sequence ATGACCGCACCGCACACGATCGCCGTCCTCGGCTTGGGTCGCATGGGCGCCGCCATCGCGACACGACTCGCCGACCATCATTGGGATGTCGTCGGTTGGACACGCTCCGGGCACACCGCAGGCGCTGTCGAGACGACCGGCGACCCGAACGACGCCGTGGCGAAGGCCGATATCGTTCTTCTGGCGTTGTTCGACGGCCCGGCCTGCCAACAGGTCGTCGACCACGTCCGTGACTCGCTGCGAACGGACACGATCGTGGTGAACACCAGCACCATCGCTCCCGCCGAAGCGGCAACGCTGGCCCAGCAACTCGGCCGGTCCTACGTCCATGCACCCTTGCTCGGCTCCGTGTCAGCTGCCGCCGCCGGCACCCTGCAGATGCTCGCCGCCGCCGACCAAGACGCGCTCGACCGGGCCCGGCCGGTTCTGGAAACGCTGGGCACCGTGCGGCGTATCGACGACACCGCCACGGCCGCCGCGCTCAAGCTGATCGCCAACAGCAGCCTCGCCGGCGCCGTTCTCGCACTGCGCGAGGCACTGCGGCAGGCCGACGCCCTGGGCCTGCCCCGTGCCCAGGTGCTGGACGTCCTCGAACTCGGCCAGCTCGGCGGGCTCGTCGCCCGCAAGCGGGCCTTCCTCGCCGACGAGCCGACCGCTGCCACGACCGAGTTCACGATCGGCGCGCTGGCCAAGGACATGGCACTGCTGGCCGCCGAGTCGAACACCCCCCTGCGCAGCGCAGCCGACCTGGCCGACACCCCTTCCGGCCCTGAGGCAGACATCGCCGTTGCCGCCACGGTCCCCGCCGTGGAAGACGCCGTGCTCGTACCGCTTCGCGCCTACATCCGCGGACACGCCACCGGCGACGCCTCCCACTTCCGCGACGCGTTCCTGCCCACCGCCCATGTCGCGGGAATACGGGACGGCGCATTCGTCTCATGGTGCCTGGACGAGTACCGCGCTCTCTTCCATGGCCAGCCAGCTTTGGATGAAGCGACCCGCTCCCGCCGCATCGACGCCATAGACGTCCACGGCACCGTCGCGACCGCGACCATGACGCTCTGGCACGGCGCGGACACCTTCACCGACACCTTCCTGCTGGTCCACGACGACGGACGCTGGCGCATTGCCAACAAGGCTTACCACCGAGACGCAGCGGTCGCCCGTCAGGGAGCGTCAACTTCGAGCCAGAGGAACGGATTCAGCACACACGGGGCCGGGAAACCCCGGGAACACGCGAGAACCACGGAGGGCTGTTATCCCAGCCCAGTCCCCTTGCAACCGGCGTTTCCGCAGGTCACAGCCCCACCCAGGGAAAACTCCTAA
- a CDS encoding site-specific integrase: MADAISVFGQGGDQHSWRGRLLAAGLGEPTVVKAYQLLRAQMNTAVDDELIRRNPCRSKGADRYDVPERPVHTVAEVFAVADSMAPRYRLLVLLAAFTTLRFGELAALRRRDVDLEGLTVTCAVLRAELQDGRLFDKASKSAAGARSVSFPAELLDAVTHHLEHFAAPGREGHVFVGPQGGQLRRSNFRDDWVKARKAAGVTAEMHFADRLGDMIRKSG; the protein is encoded by the coding sequence ATGGCCGACGCGATTTCGGTGTTCGGGCAGGGCGGGGACCAGCACAGCTGGCGCGGCAGGCTCCTCGCGGCCGGCCTCGGTGAGCCGACGGTGGTCAAGGCGTACCAACTGCTGCGCGCCCAGATGAACACCGCCGTGGACGACGAGCTGATCCGGCGCAACCCGTGCCGCAGCAAAGGTGCGGACCGCTACGACGTGCCCGAACGGCCTGTCCACACGGTGGCCGAAGTCTTCGCCGTGGCCGACTCGATGGCGCCGCGCTATCGGCTGCTCGTGCTCCTGGCGGCCTTCACCACTCTGCGGTTCGGGGAGCTGGCGGCCCTGCGGCGTCGGGACGTCGACCTGGAGGGGCTGACCGTCACGTGCGCCGTGCTCAGGGCCGAGTTGCAGGACGGTCGGCTCTTCGACAAGGCGTCGAAGTCCGCGGCGGGAGCGCGCTCTGTCTCCTTCCCAGCCGAACTCCTCGACGCGGTCACGCACCACCTGGAGCACTTCGCCGCTCCCGGCCGTGAGGGGCACGTCTTTGTCGGACCCCAGGGCGGGCAGTTGCGTCGCAGCAACTTCCGCGACGACTGGGTCAAGGCCCGGAAGGCAGCTGGCGTCACGGCCGAAATGCACTTCGCGGACCGGCTTGGGGACATGATCCGCAAGAGCGGATGA